In Capillibacterium thermochitinicola, a genomic segment contains:
- the rpmF gene encoding 50S ribosomal protein L32: MANPRRRHTNTRGRLRRTHWKLDLVSLSRCEQCQAPRLPHHACPSCGSYRGRKVMEVKTEG, from the coding sequence ATGGCCAATCCTAGACGGCGACATACCAACACCCGGGGGAGATTACGTCGTACCCACTGGAAATTGGACCTGGTCTCTTTGTCCCGTTGCGAACAATGTCAGGCCCCGCGTTTACCGCACCATGCTTGCCCCAGTTGTGGTTCATACCGGGGAAGGAAAGTGATGGAGGTAAAAACTGAAGGTTAA
- a CDS encoding YceD family protein has product MKPIYLVDLTSIKDSPGARLELRDQITLPNITWEGERLLEFDNPWWIELEVTNVSRGYQVNGKTGGSYRLDCDRCLERVRLSLETEFNDLFLPEAISHQEEEARSFTGDEMDLSTAIMEAIILQIPLKVLCTPACRGLCSVCGTNLNKATCNCKPESFDPRMAMLLKWKQDKGGGDDGQS; this is encoded by the coding sequence ATGAAACCCATTTATCTGGTGGATCTAACTTCGATCAAAGATTCACCCGGGGCAAGACTGGAGCTTCGGGACCAGATTACCCTTCCCAACATTACTTGGGAGGGTGAACGGCTACTGGAGTTTGACAATCCGTGGTGGATTGAACTGGAAGTAACTAATGTGTCGCGGGGGTATCAAGTTAACGGCAAAACCGGTGGCAGTTACCGGTTGGATTGCGACCGCTGTCTGGAAAGGGTCCGGTTGTCACTGGAGACGGAGTTCAACGACCTTTTTTTGCCGGAAGCCATTTCCCACCAGGAAGAAGAGGCAAGGAGTTTTACCGGTGACGAAATGGATCTTTCGACGGCGATTATGGAAGCGATTATTCTGCAAATACCATTGAAAGTGCTTTGTACGCCAGCTTGTCGGGGGCTATGTTCGGTTTGCGGAACAAACCTGAATAAGGCGACTTGTAACTGCAAGCCCGAAAGCTTCGATCCAAGAATGGCGATGTTGCTTAAATGGAAGCAAGACAAAGGAGGTGGAGATGATGGCCAATCCTAG